GTATCAGAGTGTACAATGAAAAGTTTGGAACACAAAAACTTTTAAGGCCACCAGTAAGAGGAACAACTCTAAATTCACTCAGAAACCAAATGGAGAAAACTTTTACATAAATTTGGTACTAAGTTAGGAAGATATAAGATGAATATGTACATGTATTTGGTTCATCTATGTGCTAAGATCCTGATACAATTGAAGGATTTATGATTTCCAATCCCCTTTCCGATCTTGGTAATATCTCTATTGAACTACCTTGATAATCATATCAGGATACATGTATTCCCAGGAGTTGCTACTTGCTATATATTTATAGTGAAGTTAGTGTTGTATTGAACATGGATTGATAATGATTATCCTTAGTGCAGGAAAACTGAAAATGATAAGAATGGACCATGACGAAAATGTTGGGAGACTGAGGGAGCCCAAAGAATAAGACCATGCACCAATGGGCCAACACCGAAGACCACCAAGAAATTCGGACACCACATCTATAATAGCATTTTAGAGATAACTACCCAAAGTagattttaattataatataataaatcgattatattaataaaaagatGGACAACAATTGTATTTTCTCCCTCATACTaacagtttttttatttttcttggtttGTAGATGATATAAGAagaagttgaaaatcatgtgTTTTCTGGAGCGTGAGGCATGGGTCTTGGGCGAAGGCTCAGGTCATATATATGTTTCTTCTAGACGGGAGGGCACTGCATTAGGCTGACTTCACAGAGTAACGGATCAACTCCGGCTCTTGACTGTGGAGGAGTGATAGCAGGTTTCGCCGCTGCGCTTCCAGCCCGATTGAACCATCACGTTTTTTGTCCTGTTTTTAAATTATGGATGAAATGTTGTTCTATAACTTCCAGTTACATTGATATATGGTCGAAGACAAATTGGCATGATTGATGTAGTTTCTGGATGTTGTTTCAGGGTTATGATCTTGTCACTGGTTACCTCAAGAACACACTCAGATTGACTAGTTCTCTAAAGCAATTTTAATAAATTAGTGCTGGAATATCAGATTAAACTACTTTGACATCTTTCAGGGTATTGTCATATCAGATTCTCCGGGCATTGAAAGCATTAATTCTCCTCATTCTTAGTGCTGGAATTCATATGGTaacaaaattatgatttttgaGTCTGAAATTCATCATCATGGGTTTTCATTTTATTCAAGTTTACATTATTTTGCAGAACATGGTTCCCCATAACTTTACTGAGTTAATTGATGAGCTGACTTATCAATTAAACCACAACCTGCTTCTTTCACTATATCAGAAACAACATCCCAAGTTCCCAACCCATTTTTTGCATTAGGTTATTTATCTTGTGATAGAAAGTGGTAGAAAACTAGTAGTCATTTTTCTACAACATAAGTTAAGATCAGTTCAGTTCTTTTTAGTATCCCATTTAGCAGGCTCGTTTATTCCTTCGTGATAATAATTCTAGTACCTAAACTAAACCAAACTCAGGCTAGCCAATAGCTGTAATGGCTCTAGTCTATCTTTTTACCATTGGGAAACAGAAGAATCCTCCTTTGGAAATGCATACTTTTTTACCTAAGACTTCTAACACAACACGTTGCTAACATTGGGCTATTCAATGCCAAGTTATGTGACTTTACTTTGGTCTTTTCAGCCTCCGTGATTGGAATCCAATGGCACTCGTAGCATCTTAGTAGTTTCCTTGAACAAAAACTGCATTTAACTAAAGAATGCCATGGATAACTTCAGATCAAATAATGCCATTTTGCTGATAGAATGTTGCAAAATCAACTAAAGTTGAATCACAGAATGACTGGATAATATTAGGAACAACAACTATCCCTTAATACCACTCCATGATTAGTTGATAATAATTGGCACTACCAGTAGTCTCCGCAAGAGCAGAAGCCATCACAAAAGTGATGGAAGCGATTGGTATCTCTAACTATTATTTCTCTCTTCACTATCAGTGACACATATTTCATTGCTGAGTGGCAATCACCACAAACTCTAATGTTCTTCATAATGCGAATGGTGGATCCTGGGGAAGTATTCAGAAGAGCAAAAGCAAGAGCCAGCTTCTCACTATGATACTGCAAATTCAACTCCTTCTCGTGTTGGTCCACAAACAGAAGCACATGTCTAGTGTCAGGAACATAGCCAATCTCTTTAATTTCCTGATTTAGCTTCTCCCACATTTTAATGATCTTATCTTTTTGTGGATGAGCAATGTCATTTGACACAAACACATGGACAGAGTTCTCAATCTCAACCCAACTACAAGCTGGTTCCTTCTTCAACCCACTATCTTTCATCATCTTCCGGATATTCGCAGCTTCCTTCCATCTCCCAGCAGAGGCATAAATATTGGCAAGCAACACATGTGCCCCTGAATAGAAAGGATCAAGCTCAAAAACCTTTTGAGCAGCATAAGCAcccatttcaatttttttatgcatCCAAGAAGCACCAAGCAGAGCTCCCCAGATAGCTGCAGTGGGTTCAATCAGCATTCCCTCTATGAAACTCATAGCTCGATCAAGAAGGCCAGCTCGACCGAGAAGATCAACAATTTTCGCGTAATGTGAAACTTTAGGTTCAACACCAAACTGCCTCATCAATTGAAAATATCGTTCACCCTCATCCAAGAGTCCAGCATGGCTACAAGCAGTAAGAAGAGACAAGAATGTTATGTCATTGGGTTCAATCCCATCCCTTAGCATCTGTTTGAAAAGCACCACAGCTTCCTTTCCAAACCCATGTTGAGCATAACCAATCAGCATGGAATTGCAAGAAACGACATCAACCTTCACCAACCGATCAAAAACCTTCCTCGCATCCGAAATGCTACCTGACTTTGCATACATGTGAAGAAGGGTGTTCCCCACATAACCAACCAGCTTCCTCCCTGACTTTAACATGTGTCCATGAAGCCATTTCCCTTGCTCCAAAGACCCGACGCTGGAAGCGGAACACAAAAGAGCGGAATAGGTGAACTCTGTCACTCCATAACCTTCCCTCTGCATCTTGGCAAACAGACCAAGAGCTTCCTCTCCTCCTCCCTCACCCTTCCTCGCATACCCAGCAATCAAAGCATTCCAAGAAACCTCATTCTTCCACCTCCCCAGCTCATCAAAAACCGCCTGCGCCTCACCCAAAAACCCGCACCTCGCATACATGTCCACCAGCGAGCTCCCCACAAACACATTATCACAAAACCCGTGCTTCCAACAACACCCATGAACCTGCCTCCCATCACCATAGCTCGGTATCAACCCACAACACTTCACCAAGCTCGACAACGTGAACTCATTCGGCCTGCTCCCACTCCCACCACGGAGCATGTCCGGGAACAAGACGAGTGCGTCCACAGCGCGCTCGTTCTGAGCATACCCGGTGATCATGGAGGTCCACGTGACCGTGTCCTTGTTaggcatttcatcaaacactTGGCGCGCGTGTTCCAAATCCCCGCACCTCGCGTACATGAAGAGAACTGAGTTTTGAATAACGAGATCATCTCTTACGTCGGGATTTTGTAGCAGGAAATGGGAATGTACTAGCCTTCCTTCTCTGAGCTTCCCCAACTTGGTGCATGTTTTCAATAGCCTCTGGTACAATGCTCGGTCCGGTTCGACGGCACCGCGGTCGATGAGATCCAGAACGTGAAGGCCAGTTTTACTGCGACGGAGTAGGTTCCTGTCGTCTATGATGTAATAAGACTTGTCAAGCTCAGGAACATTGTCATTGTCGTCTGAGATTGCAGTTTGCCAAAGCCTGCGAAGGGTAACAGAATGGCGTTGGACAAGTTTAACTCTTGTAGTTATAggatacatacatacatacataataCATGTAATTATgtatgaaacaaaaaaaaattgatgatcAATCGAGGTTAAGAGAGACAGTTATGTGTGGGATAGGAACTTGAACAATTTAAAAATGCAGGTCTCTATTCGTGCAAAGCAACATAGCTTCGCTTAATAGATGTACCCGTAATTAAACATTTAAGGACCTAAGTCGAAATGGTTAAAGTGACTATTTTTACGATAATCTTAAAAAgacttaatatattatataatatttcaatttttatcttAAAGTTATAGTTTTTTAACAGGAAAtagttttataattaaataattctaACATTTCACTTACAATGAATTAAATAACTAACTCATTCAATTTATCATGTGGAAATTGTTGACGTTAGATGTGATTTaagcaattttaattttgagaaaCATATTTTAGCAATAGCAACTGTTACAGAAATTGTCAATATTATTctagaaaaaatatatacatttgGAATAAAGAATACGAAAAGTAGTATTATCAATATGTTCCTCCTTTCAACCGGCTTAGTTCTCATTATCAATTAATTTTTGTCATTGATCTTGTACATTCCACAATTTTCATTCTACCAAATgttattcagtaaaaaaaaaggcaactaattttgttttttgaggCCTAAGAATTTTTTAGGGGCCTTAGGTCGTGGCCTTTTTTGTCTAAAGGTATCCACGACCCTGCCCATAATAATCAGTTTTAAAATTTGTATTTCAATAAGAATAATTAGCAACTTAGAAAAACAAAGAGATACAACCTCCAGTCACAATTATTAGCAAAAATTAGCTTTTCAGATTCATTGAATAAATAATGTATGTGGTCATTAATAATGACCACATACATTATTTATTCAATGAATCTAAAAAGCCAATTTTTGCTTATATACAATTGTGACCGGAGCTATAtgctatatatttttttaatcacttGGGGCTATGGTTTTCTGATGATGTTTTTTTGGCTTTTATATTATGTTCCTCTGTGGGTTTTGAGGGGTCGGTTGTTGCTCTTTAGATTTGTGGCAttgtctttttctttattttgacGATGTACTCTTGTCTATTTTCcattttatatatatactagtacttttgacccgtgcgatgcacgggggagattcatttttgaggttttttttgtgttttttttgttaaatatgtttttatttaaatatattttattgattaaaagattataaaaaaattatactatgaattcttatgttttctttttattaattttttttttgtgttgttAATCTTGGTACAGGCACCCTTTTCCGGCATTTGTTCCTGATATAACCTTGCCTTCCAAAACATATTTTTCCATTTCAGTGATAATCAGGCCCGTACCACTGCACAATCCAGCTGATTGGTTGATGTTTCTCAAAAGCATCACTGGAGCTCTTTTTTTAGCTTTAACATATGATTAGGCAAGCCTGAAGAGTTTATTGTGTTTAAAAACTCTGGTGTATGGATATCATCTGGACTGTCATAATTGTTGTCTGATGAACATGTGTTATCGGCACTCAAATAAGTGTTCTCATCTCCGAGCAACAATGACATCATGTATTCATTCAAACTATCAACAATCTCATTTGTAGGAGCTAAAATAGCACGATCTTggaaattttttgaattttcgtagTTCTGAACGAAAGATGGATAGGTAGAGTTGACAATAGAAGCCATTGCATCACCTGAATGTGGGATCAAAAATTAGTTAATATCCATCAAAAGTCCTCCCGAGGGATGTCTAGGATTGTTTCATCTTCTATCTACTTACCTgcatttccatctcctatgcTTAATATCCATTCTGAAATATTTTTAGCTCATCAACCTCTGCAGCTGATCTTCCAGTTTGTAGCCTCATATTTTTTGTTAATGAAAGTACCTGCTCATGATTCAAAAGATAAGAACCATTGTTATAGTTCAAGTTGTTGGTTAATTTCTATTTTTGGGATTATTTGATCAATTTAAAAGCAACCATTATTGGGAGAAATGGTAATGTACCTGACAGTGATCCTAAAGATAAGAAGCATTGATGGTGGCATGGACAATATCCTCCCTTCTATCTTTAGGCATCACTGATTTTGCTAACTTCCCTATGTTCTAATTTAATGAAATCATTTGCACAATAATTTATATCAGTTACAATTTTCTGTAATATGAGTTGTTTTGGAGCCAGCATGTAATTAATCAgtgagttttttatttatttcccgAGACAGTAATTAATCAGTTATCAGCTGCATACATGTTTGATCTGTAAATGTAGAAGGCTATTTATAAGTTGTAAGTTAGGAGATGCCAAGAAAGCATAAAGGAAAAAATGGTAGATTTAGTAGACATTGTTGGCAAATGAGTGTCTTATGCAATCACTATTCCGCAAAGAAACTCCAGGATATGTGATGAttatataagtaaaaaaaagATATTTATTGAAGCACTAAGTGAACAAAAATAGGTAATTAGgaacaaataattaaataaggaTGGGTATTACATATATGTAAGAGGAAATGAATTATTACATATAAAATAAGCCTGATAAAAAATAGTATGTGATAATGTAACATATGGCATTCACCAATGTCAAATCATCTCTATAGCATAACATGTGGCCATGAAACTTGATAGATGAAACGTATTCAGAAGGGAGATACTCCATTTGTGCAAAGTGCTTGTTCTTATTCTCAATTTTTAACACCACCCCACCATATATAATCACAATCCTTATAAGCCATCAAATTCAAGTAATTCATATCATAAACATGGATCActtttttatgataaataaaCATGGATCACTTTAAAACTAATGCTAGCTTGATTTCACATTCTCATGTCACAAAGAGGATTGTTTGAGACCCTTCATCATCTCAGCTTGTAATTTGAATCTGAGAAATTTGGCAAGAATAGGACTGTggcaagaagatgaagatgagcttGAGGATGGAGCTTCACTGAACACATGCAGTTGCACATTGTCTAGGCTCTTGACTTGGTACTGTATTTGATGTTCCCATGAGTGAGCTTCATGATCCTCTTGTGTGTGCTCCACCATTGACTTCTTCTTGGCACAACCTGCATTTTGCTTCTTCTTGGTAACATATTGAATTCATTTGGTTCCCAGTGCCTGGGAGGCCACTAAGTGTGAAAGCAATGAATACAAAAGCATGAGTTTGTTTCCTGAATTTTTTTCAGCAAGCCAACAAATAAATAGGGAGTGAGTAACCGGATAGACAAAAGAATCTAGAAAGAGTCATGAAAAGAAACTTTTCAGAAACTATATACTCATTGGCATGCATTGCAATTGTTACATCAGAATTTCAAACCatcaaaataatataaatttgaaaatagACTCAGTCAAACAATTTAACTGGTAGAATCCTACCACCCTTTTCTTTTATCCAGTTTCCTCTTTTAAGCGATTTGATATTTTAGAGTCCAAGTCTTATGTAAAGTCAAGTGCTATTCAATGTCTAAAACTATCCATTTAAAGCTTCCTAATCTATTACTCAAGGGCAAATGCACACAAATATAAAATTCAGCACTGTAGTATCAAGAAACAACTAATAAAAGCAGAACAGACCTCAGGTTATGCTCATTGAAACTCGCAATAACAGAGGTATTTGATGAATTATATGTCAAACCTTCTCATTTCCATCTTGGTGAAACTCATCTTTGAGAGTCACAATACTGAGGGAATTCATATTCGCATAAACCTGCCCTGACCCGGTCCGACACATAAAGTTATTTCAACATGAGAAATGTTACACAACAAAGAAAATTCTTCGAACAAACAATTCTTTACTTTTCAAAGTTCTGGAAAATACTCTTTTCCTTATTTTCAGGCTCTTAGCTTGCCATACATGGGGAGTGGATCAAGGAACATGAGGCATCAACAATCTGTAAGAAATAATATATCAACCAATTTCTGGTTAATTACCACATAAAGATGTTTTTCACTTCCCAAAGCAACAAAGAATAAtcactctttcttcttcctgcaTGTGCACGACCAGCACAACTACTAATTGAGTAATTATGTGATACtaattgaattattattttaatgttAGGTTCAAGGAAATCAGAGGTATTGTATATTCCCTGAAGACCCTGGTCAGGTATCCTTTTTCCATACGGGAAAAATTCACTCAATCAGGATAAAAATTAGATGACAATGCAAATTCCACCTTCAAGCCCTTCCCTCTCACgaaaagaaaaatggaaatgAAGAGGATATGGCTTTGACCTGGTTCGTATCACATCTGGATTCACCGCTTCAGTTTCGGAGGATAAAGCTTCTTTCTTCTGTGAGAATAACACCTTGACTACATGAGCCTTCAATGGTTTTACCAATTGAAGGCAAAAGTTGTCTATCAGCAAGAGTGCAAATTATAACAGGATATCAATATGTACAAAAAGGTTGAATAAACCTCACTGAAAGGTGATGTTGCTTGAGGTAGGGTGTGTTATCATCTCTATGCCATCCAATGCTTCTCCTCTGGTCCAGAAAATCCATAATCATACAAAAGAGTATCAAAGAGATGGTAAAAAATGCTAGTCACAGAAGCCAAACATTGGATTAGAGTGAGGCAACCAACCTGATTAAACTGGTCAATTCATCAAACAGCTCATACTCACATTTTGAAAACTCCGCTAGCCTGTCTTTCAACCTTTCTGTCACCCAATTTGTAAAATAAATAGATAAAGCAAACAAATCATAGTTTA
This portion of the Lotus japonicus ecotype B-129 chromosome 3, LjGifu_v1.2 genome encodes:
- the LOC130749000 gene encoding pentatricopeptide repeat-containing protein At3g24000, mitochondrial, which translates into the protein MYVCMYPITTRVKLVQRHSVTLRRLWQTAISDDNDNVPELDKSYYIIDDRNLLRRSKTGLHVLDLIDRGAVEPDRALYQRLLKTCTKLGKLREGRLVHSHFLLQNPDVRDDLVIQNSVLFMYARCGDLEHARQVFDEMPNKDTVTWTSMITGYAQNERAVDALVLFPDMLRGGSGSRPNEFTLSSLVKCCGLIPSYGDGRQVHGCCWKHGFCDNVFVGSSLVDMYARCGFLGEAQAVFDELGRWKNEVSWNALIAGYARKGEGGGEEALGLFAKMQREGYGVTEFTYSALLCSASSVGSLEQGKWLHGHMLKSGRKLVGYVGNTLLHMYAKSGSISDARKVFDRLVKVDVVSCNSMLIGYAQHGFGKEAVVLFKQMLRDGIEPNDITFLSLLTACSHAGLLDEGERYFQLMRQFGVEPKVSHYAKIVDLLGRAGLLDRAMSFIEGMLIEPTAAIWGALLGASWMHKKIEMGAYAAQKVFELDPFYSGAHVLLANIYASAGRWKEAANIRKMMKDSGLKKEPACSWVEIENSVHVFVSNDIAHPQKDKIIKMWEKLNQEIKEIGYVPDTRHVLLFVDQHEKELNLQYHSEKLALAFALLNTSPGSTIRIMKNIRVCGDCHSAMKYVSLIVKREIIVRDTNRFHHFCDGFCSCGDYW